The sequence AAGCCCATTAAACTTTCTTGGAGGACAATGATGCAGACGAGAATTCAAGAATTACGAAAGGTTAATAAGTTGAGTCAATCGGAATTAGCAGATGCTCTCAGTGTGACTCGGCAAACCATTATTTCCTTGGAAAAGGGGCGCTAT comes from Streptococcus troglodytae and encodes:
- a CDS encoding helix-turn-helix transcriptional regulator → MQTRIQELRKVNKLSQSELADALSVTRQTIISLEKGRYNASLGLAHKIAKYFGKAIEDVFIFENEK